The proteins below are encoded in one region of Sphingopyxis sp. YR583:
- a CDS encoding SDR family NAD(P)-dependent oxidoreductase, producing the protein MNMASKELAGQVALVTGASRGIGEAIAESLAARGAHVVITARTAGGLEELEDRIHEAGGSATIAPLDLTDGDSIARLASAIAERWQQLDMLVLNAAMLGTLTPVAAIDGKEFNKTLTLNLIAQQALIANFDPLLRRAASGRLIALTSSVAREPRAYWGAYAASKAALEVLVSSYGAEMRNISTVRTAILDPGGTRTQMRARAYPGEDPQSIKDPAAVGDYVAKLMIEGFDSTAFHALPKVMEKA; encoded by the coding sequence AGCCGCGGCATCGGCGAAGCCATCGCCGAATCGCTTGCCGCGCGCGGCGCGCATGTCGTGATTACCGCACGCACCGCCGGCGGGCTCGAGGAACTCGAAGACCGTATCCACGAAGCCGGCGGCAGCGCGACGATCGCCCCGCTCGACCTGACCGACGGCGACAGCATCGCCCGCCTTGCCAGCGCAATCGCCGAACGCTGGCAACAACTCGACATGCTTGTGCTCAACGCCGCGATGCTCGGCACGCTGACCCCCGTTGCAGCGATCGACGGCAAGGAATTCAACAAGACGCTGACGCTCAACCTGATCGCGCAGCAAGCGCTGATCGCCAATTTCGACCCGCTGCTGCGTCGCGCGGCCAGCGGCCGACTGATCGCGCTGACGAGCAGCGTCGCACGCGAGCCGCGCGCCTATTGGGGCGCCTACGCGGCGTCGAAGGCGGCACTTGAGGTGCTGGTGTCGAGTTATGGCGCGGAAATGCGCAATATCTCGACCGTGCGCACCGCGATCCTCGACCCCGGCGGCACCCGCACACAGATGCGCGCGCGCGCCTATCCCGGCGAAGATCCGCAGAGCATCAAGGACCCGGCGGCCGTCGGCGATTATGTTGCAAAGCTGATGATCGAGGGTTTCGACAGCACCGCTTTCCACGCGCTGCCCAAGGTCATGGAAAAAGCTTAA